A genomic region of Rhipicephalus sanguineus isolate Rsan-2018 chromosome 3, BIME_Rsan_1.4, whole genome shotgun sequence contains the following coding sequences:
- the LOC119386903 gene encoding tubulin beta chain-like gives MREIVHIQTGQCGNQIGAKFWEVISEEHGIDPTGSYHGDSDLQLERINVYYNEAHGGKYVPRAILVDLEPGTMDSVRSGPFGQIFRPDNFVFGQSGAGNNWAKGHYTEGAELVDSVLDVVRKEAEGCDCLQGFQLTHSLGGGTGSGMGTLLISKIREEYPDRIMCTFSVVPSPKVSDTVVEPYNATLSIHQLVENTDETFCIDNEALYDICFRTLKLTTPTYGDLNHLVSATMSGVTTCLRFPGQLNADLRKLAVNMVPFPRLHFFVPGFAPLTARGSQKYSALTVPELTQQMFNAKNMMAACDPRHGRYLTVAAIFRGRMSMREVDDQMMNIQNKNSPYFVEWIPNNVKTAVCDIPPRGLKMSATFIGNTTAIQELFKRISEQFTAMFRRKAFLHWYTGEGMDEMEFTEAESNMNDLVSEYQQYQEATADDEGEFEDGPDGDADA, from the exons ATGCGTGAAATCGTCCACATTCAGACAGGGCAATGTGGAAACCAGATCGGCGCGAAG TTCTGGGAGGTGATCTCCGAGGAGCATGGCATTGATCCCACCGGCAGCTACCACGGTGACTCAGACTTGCAGCTGGAACGTATCAACGTCTATTACAATGAAGCTCATG GAGGCAAATACGTGCCGCGTGCAATTCTTGTGGATCTGGAGCCAGGCACCATGGACTCCGTGCGGTCTGGACCCTTCGGACAGATCTTCAGGCCAGACAACTTTGTCTTTG GCCAGAGCGGTGCGGGCAACAACTGGGCCAAGGGTCACTACACAGAGGGTGCCGAGCTCGTCGACTCCGTGCTGGACGTCGTTCGCAAGGAGGCCGAGGGTTGTGACTGCCTGCAGGGCTTCCAGCTCACGCACTCGCTTGGAGGCGGCACCGGTTCCGGCATGGGCACCCTGCTCATCTCCAAGATTCGCGAGGAGTACCCGGACCGCATCATGTGCACCTTCTCGGTCGTCCCCTCGCCCAAGGTTTCCGACACCGTAGTCGAGCCGTACAATGCGACCCTGTCGATCCACCAGCTAGTCGAGAACACCGACGAGACGTTTTGCATCGACAACGAGGCCCTCTACGACATATGTTTCCGCACGCTGAAGCTTACCACGCCCACGTACGGAGACCTGAACCACCTCGTGTCTGCAACTATGTCCGGTGTCACCACTTGCCTTAG GTTCCCAGGCCAGCTGAATGCTGACCTGCGCAAGCTAGCAGTCAACATGGTTCCCTTCCCCCGTCTGCACTTCTTCGTGCCCGGCTTCGCCCCCCTCACTGCCCGCGGCTCGCAGAAATACAGTGCTCTCACTGTACCCGAGCTGACCCAACAGATGTTCAACGCCAAGAACATGATGGCGGCGTGCGACCCAAGGCACGGACGCTACCTTACAGTGGCGGCCATCTTTCGTGGCCGCATGAGCATGCGCGAAGTGGATGACCAGATGATGAACATACAGAACAAGAACTCCCCTTACTTTGTCGAGTGGATCCCGAACAACGTCAAGACGGCCGTGTGCGACATTCCTCCGCGCGGGCTCAAGATGTCCGCCACATTTATCGGAAACACCACGGCCATCCAAGAGCTCTTCAAGCGAATCTCCGAGCAATTCACAG CCATGTTTCGCCGCAAGGCTTTCCTCCACTGGTACACGGGTGAGGGCATGGATGAGATGGAGTTCACTGAAGCAGAGTCCAACATGAACGACCTGGTCTCAGAGTACCAGCAGTACCAGGAGGCGACTGCAGACGACGAGGGAGAGTTCGAGGACGGGCCAGATGGCGACGCCGACGCTTag